One segment of Fusarium oxysporum f. sp. lycopersici 4287 chromosome 7, whole genome shotgun sequence DNA contains the following:
- a CDS encoding hypothetical protein (At least one base has a quality score < 10), whose translation MALTLQTAIDKSNPLAEAIIVPSKPKALTISYSNLEADVSAFQRKLADLGITKAAPVSIALVNSYEFIVSFLAASWQRGIAAPLNPAYKQDEFEFYIEDVKSAIVLVPKGAWAAGAASVKAAKKFNAAVAECYWDAAKGEVALDVKDYGLLKGRKEKVLTAEPDDVALILHTSGTTSRPKVVPLTHRNLTRTMNNIKNTYQLTSKDRTMLVMPLFHVHGLLCGLLAPLFTGGSMVVPTKFSASEFWADFNTHKANWYTAVPTIHQILLKNPPPNPKPEIRFIRSCSSPLSPTVFQQLEETYNAPVLEAYAMTEAAHQMTSNPLPPAKRKAGTVGIGQGVEVRILNEQGEEVPQGSEGEICIIGENVTKGYLNNPSANASSYHKNGFFRTGDQGKKDEDGYIIITGRIKELINKGGEKISPIELDNVLTRHPKISEAVSFAIPDEVYGQDIGVAVVLKNGEKLTAEELKAWVAERSAKFKVPKKIYFTEIMPKTATGKIQRRIVAETMMSAPKAKL comes from the exons ATGGCACTCACACTCCAAACAGCCATTGACAAGAGCAATCCGCTCGCAGAGGCCATTATCGTGCCatccaagcccaaggctcTCACCATCAGCTACTCCAACCTCGAGGCCGACGTGTCCGCCTTTCAGCGCAAGCTCGCCGACCTCGGCATCACAAAAGCCGCGCCCGTATCTATCGCGCTCGTCAACTCGTACGAGTTCATCGTCTCTTTCCTCGCTGCTTCGTGGCAGCGCGGTATCGCGGCGCCTCTCAACCCGGCTTATAAGCaggatgagtttgagttCTACATCGAAGATGTCAAGAGCGCTATCGTGCTTGTTCCCAAGGGAGCTTGGGCTGCTGGTGCGGCCAGTGTGAAGGCTGCTAAAAAGTTTAACGCTGCCGTTGCTGAGTGTTATTGGGATGCTGCCAAGGGTGAGGTTGCGCTCGATGTCAAGGATTATGGCCTTCTGAAGGGCAGGAAGGAGAAGGTTCTCACAGCTGAGCCTGATGATGTTGCTCTTATCCTTCACACCAG CGGCACTACGTCGCGACCCAAGGTG GTCCCTCTCACTCACCGCAACCTGACCCGAACCATGA acaacatcaagaacacATACCAACTCACATCCAAGGACCGAACCATGCTGGTCATGCCTCTGTTCCACGTCCACGGCCTTCTCTGCGGTCTCCTCGCTCCTCTCTTCACCGGTGGCTCCATGGTCGTTCCCACCAAGTTCTCCGCCTCCGAGTTCTGGGCCGACTTCAACACCCACAAAGCCAACTGGTACACTGCCGTTCCCACCATCCACCAGATCCTACTCAAGAACCCTCCTCCCAACCCCAAGCCCGAGATTCGCTTCATCCGATCATGCTCTAGCCCTCTGTCACCCACTGTCTTCCAGCAGCTTGAGGAGACCTACAACGCCCCCGTTCTCGAGGCCTACGCCATGACTGAGGCTGCTCATCAGATGACATCTAACCCTCTTCCTCCCGCTAAGAGAAAGGCTGGAACTGTTGGTATTGGTCAGGGCGTCGAGGTTAGAATTCTCAATGAGCAGGGTGAGGAGGTTCCTCAAGGCTCCGAGGGTGAGATCTGCATCATTGGCGAGAACGTCACCAAGGGATATCTCAACAACCCTTCCGCCAATGCTTCTTCTTACCACAAGAACGGCTTCTTCCGAACAGGCGATCAAGGCAAGAAGGACGAGGATGGCTATATCATCATTACCGGCCGCATCAAGGAGCTTATCAACAAGGGCGGTGAGAAGATCAGCCCTATTGAGCTGGACAATGTCTTGACCCGTCACCCCAAGATCAGCGAGGCTGTCAGCTTTGCTATCCCTGATGAGGTCTACGGTCAGGATattggtgttgctgttgttctcAAGAATGGCGAGAAGTTGACTGctgaggagctcaaggcttGGGTCGCTGAGCGATccgccaagttcaaggtgcCCAAGAAG ATCTACTTCACCGAGATCATGCCCAAGACCGCGACTGGCAAGATCCAGCGAAGAATCGTTGCCGAGACAATGATGAGCGCTCCCAAGGCGAAGCTGTAA
- a CDS encoding 60S acidic ribosomal protein P1 has protein sequence MSHAELASSYAALILADDGVEITADKLQTLIKAAKVEEVEPIWTSIFAKALEGKDVKDLLVNVGSGGGAAPAAGGAAAAGGAAAEAAPEEEKEEEKEESDEDMGFGLFD, from the exons ATGTCTCACGCCGAGCTCGCTTCGTCCTACGCGGCCCTGATCCTCGCCGACGACGGTGTTGAGATCACC GCCGACAAGCTCCAGACCCTCATCAAGGCCGccaaggtcgaggaggttgagCCCATCTGGACCTCCATCTTCGCCAAG GCTCTCGAGGGCAAGGATGTCAAGGACCTTCTCGTGAACGTCGGCTCCGGTGGCGGTGCTGCCCCTGCCGCCGGTGGTGCCGCCGCTGCTGGTGGTGccgctgctgaggctgctcctgaggaggagaaggaggagg AGAAGGAGGAGTCTGACGAGGACATGGGCTTCGGTCTCTTCGACTAA
- a CDS encoding hypothetical protein (At least one base has a quality score < 10), whose amino-acid sequence MLALLENRVALCNSTLSRLQKRLERLPDYLLEAHEKLISILRSISLANTKSKFSTSEVKKLRNQILEIGEKHNGGTFTAEDGTLEEGGEVLRDLYHRCVRWSDMVLERQGEVAEQWRPIYDQLIQIRNDLEKLSLTQAWSLRETDLYDFQRQLDRIDESRQNGNWVDERGRPADLWTQRTFLYLIRRSYAYIYSFMLASEPVSEALLPVYNQLQTLKRCLVEVKKNGGVSSVRELYPYSMKLNSLDNMKVDGKFVVNGDIPEGQGSVTGLLAECFDLNYELRVAAEEAAENGSNGNDA is encoded by the exons ATGCTTGCACTACTTGAGAACCGCGTTGCGCTCTGCAACTCAACCTTGTCGCGTCTTCAGAAGAGATTAGAGCGATTGCCAGATTACCTGCTGGAGGCTCATGAGAAGCTCATTTCGATCTTGCGATCGATCTCGTtggccaacaccaagtccaag TTCTCCACATccgaggtcaagaagctaCGGAACCAAATTTTGGAAATTGGCGAAAAGCACAATGGCGGCACATTTACCGCAGAGGATGGAACTTTAGAGGAGGGAGGTGAAGTGCTCCGAGACTTGTACCACCGTTGCGTCCGCTGGTCGGACATGGTTCTTGAGAG ACAAGGAGAAGTAGCTGAGCAATGGCGACCAATCTACGACCAGCTCATTCAAATTCGCAACGACCTCGAGAAGCTTTCTCTTACACAAGCATGGTCGCTCCGAGAGACTGATCTGTATGATTTCCAACGGCAACTTGACAGAATTGATGAGAGCCGACAGAACGGAAACTGGGTGGACGAGCGGGGGCGACCAGCTGATCTCTGGACTCAGCGAACTTTTCTGTACCTAATCCGACGGTCGTATGCGTACATCTACTCATTTATGCTGGCATCCGAACCAGTGTCCGAAGCTCTGTTGCCTGTTTACAACCAACTGCAGACACTGAAGCGTTGCCTCGTTGAGGTCAAGAAAAATGGGGGTGTATCCTCCGTGCGGGAGCTTTACCCCTACAGCATGAAG CTTAACTCCCTTGATAACATGAAAGTTGACGGCAAGTTTGTGGTAAATGGCGACATCCCCGAAGGACAAGGCAGTGTTACCGGATTGTTGGCCGAATGCTTTGACCTCAACTACGAATTGAGAGTTGCAGCCGAAGAAGCAGCTGAGAATGGTTCAAATGGCAACGATGCTTAA
- a CDS encoding methyltransferase codes for MSFGKLTTCLWFEDQGEEAANHYVSIFAPDSKINSIQRYTPAGQDQHGQEPGRVMVVEFELRGRSFVALNGGPAKWKFSEAISLMIDCKDQAEVDHFWEKLSEGGDEARQQCGWLADKFGVAWQVVPSALKEMIGSEDKAAAGRATMAMMKMKKFDIAELEKAYKG; via the coding sequence ATGTCTTTCGGAAAACTCACTACTTGTCTCTGGTTCGAGGACCAAGGCGAAGAGGCAGCGAACCACTACGTCTCAATCTTTGCCCCTGATTCCAAGATCAACAGCATCCAACGCTACACTCCCGCCGGCCAAGACCAACACGGCCAGGAACCCGGAAGGGTCATGGTTGTCGAATTCGAGCTTCGAGGCCGTTCCTTTGTCGCTCTCAATGGCGGTCCAGCGAAGTGGAAATTCAGCGAAGCCATTTCTCTCATGATCGACTGCAAGGATCAGGCTGAAGTTGATCACTTCTGGGAGAAGCTCAGCgaaggtggtgatgaggccCGCCAACAGTGTGGATGGTTGGCCGACAAGTTTGGAGTTGCTTGGCAAGTCGTACCCTCAGCGCTCAAGGAGATGATTGGGTCTGAGGATAAAGCTGCAGCTGGAAGAGCGACTATGGctatgatgaagatgaagaagtttgaTATTGCTGAGTTGGAGAAGGCGTACAAGGGCTGA
- a CDS encoding vesicle-associated membrane protein-associated protein B produces MSVDIEPFELSFRRPFTTEVSQTLTLKNPNPTPVAFKVKTTAPKQYCVRPNAGRIEAGQSFDVSVLLQAMKQDPAPDAKCRDKFLVQSAPITADKEFASVANVLETTDKAHLVERKIRVNWLAAGDADQAPNRPLSTPNKQAIANGINDTPDVSRTFSSPGVRDESPSSSAAPPPYQSPKESAYEDEKPKSTYEESEVKSTITQATTAIKETAELTYEELKAKLAQAEQQLVALKDSGLRQRNVKSASGDDDKRPLAQTAQAVTQTVEGVPVQMAAILCLVSFLLAYFFF; encoded by the exons ATGTCGGTCGATATCGAGCCATTTGAGCTGTCTTTTAGAC GCCCCTTCACCACCGAGGTCTCCCAGACCTTGACTCTGAAGAACCCCAACCCTACCCCCGTGGCTTTCAAG GTCAAGACCACTGCTCCCAAACA ATACTGTGTTCGACCAAATGCAGGCCGCATCGAGGCCGGCCAGAGCTTCGATGTCTCTG TCCTTCTCCAGGCTATGAAGCAGGATCCCGCTCCTGACGCTAAGTGCCGTGACAAGTTCCTTGTCCAATCCGCCCCCATTACCGCCGATAAGGAGTTTGCCAGCGTTGCCAATGTC CTTGAAACGACCGACAAAGCCCACCTTGTCGAGCGCAAGATTCGCGTCAACTGGCTCGcggctggtgatgctgacCAAGCTCCTAACCGACCTTTGTCCACGCCTAACAAGCAGGCTATTGCCAACGGC ATCAACGACACTCCTGACGTTTCGCGTACATTTTCTTCACCTGGCGTTCGAGACGAGTCGCCCTCATCCTCGGCAGCGCCCCCTCCTTACCAATCACCCAAAGAATCCGCCTATGAGGACGAGAAACCCAAATCTACCTACGAGGAGTCCGAAGTCAAGAGCACTATTACTCAAGCTACAACAGCCATCAAGGAGACTGCAGAGCTGACCTatgaggagctcaaggctaAGCTTGCCCAGGCCGAACAGCAGCTTGTAGCTCTCAAGGATAGCGGTCTTCGACAGCGCAACGTCAAGTCCGCCTCCGGCGATGATGACAAACGACCTCTCGCCCAGACCGCCCAAGCTGTCACCCAAACCGTCGAAGGTGTTCCTGTGCAAATGGCGGCCATTCTTTGCTTGGTCAGCTTCTTGCTTGcctacttcttcttctag
- a CDS encoding hypothetical protein (At least one base has a quality score < 10): protein MALTLQTAIDKSNPLAEAIIVPSKPKALTISYSNLEADVSAFQRKLADLGITKAAPVSIALVNSYEFIVSFLAASWQRGIAAPLNPAYKQDEFEFYIEDVKSAIVLVPKGAWAAGAASVKAAKKFNAAVAECYWDAAKGEVALDVKDYGLLKGRKEKVLTAEPDDVALILHTSGTTSRPKVVPLTHRNLTRTMNNIKNTYQLTSKDRTMLVMPLFHVHGLLCGLLAPLFTGGSMVVPTKFSASEFWADFNTHKANWYTAVPTIHQILLKNPPPNPKPEIRFIRSCSSPLSPTVFQQLEETYNAPVLEAYAMTEAAHQMTSNPLPPAKRKAGTVGIGQGVEVRILNEQGEEVPQGSEGEICIIGENVTKGYLNNPSANASSYHKNGFFRTGDQGKKDEDGYIIITGRIKELINKGGEKISPIELDNVLTRHPKISEAVSFAIPDEVYGQDIGVAVVLKNGEKLTAEELKAWVAERSAKFKVPKKVSFPSICSTRREREC, encoded by the exons ATGGCACTCACACTCCAAACAGCCATTGACAAGAGCAATCCGCTCGCAGAGGCCATTATCGTGCCatccaagcccaaggctcTCACCATCAGCTACTCCAACCTCGAGGCCGACGTGTCCGCCTTTCAGCGCAAGCTCGCCGACCTCGGCATCACAAAAGCCGCGCCCGTATCTATCGCGCTCGTCAACTCGTACGAGTTCATCGTCTCTTTCCTCGCTGCTTCGTGGCAGCGCGGTATCGCGGCGCCTCTCAACCCGGCTTATAAGCaggatgagtttgagttCTACATCGAAGATGTCAAGAGCGCTATCGTGCTTGTTCCCAAGGGAGCTTGGGCTGCTGGTGCGGCCAGTGTGAAGGCTGCTAAAAAGTTTAACGCTGCCGTTGCTGAGTGTTATTGGGATGCTGCCAAGGGTGAGGTTGCGCTCGATGTCAAGGATTATGGCCTTCTGAAGGGCAGGAAGGAGAAGGTTCTCACAGCTGAGCCTGATGATGTTGCTCTTATCCTTCACACCAG CGGCACTACGTCGCGACCCAAGGTG GTCCCTCTCACTCACCGCAACCTGACCCGAACCATGA acaacatcaagaacacATACCAACTCACATCCAAGGACCGAACCATGCTGGTCATGCCTCTGTTCCACGTCCACGGCCTTCTCTGCGGTCTCCTCGCTCCTCTCTTCACCGGTGGCTCCATGGTCGTTCCCACCAAGTTCTCCGCCTCCGAGTTCTGGGCCGACTTCAACACCCACAAAGCCAACTGGTACACTGCCGTTCCCACCATCCACCAGATCCTACTCAAGAACCCTCCTCCCAACCCCAAGCCCGAGATTCGCTTCATCCGATCATGCTCTAGCCCTCTGTCACCCACTGTCTTCCAGCAGCTTGAGGAGACCTACAACGCCCCCGTTCTCGAGGCCTACGCCATGACTGAGGCTGCTCATCAGATGACATCTAACCCTCTTCCTCCCGCTAAGAGAAAGGCTGGAACTGTTGGTATTGGTCAGGGCGTCGAGGTTAGAATTCTCAATGAGCAGGGTGAGGAGGTTCCTCAAGGCTCCGAGGGTGAGATCTGCATCATTGGCGAGAACGTCACCAAGGGATATCTCAACAACCCTTCCGCCAATGCTTCTTCTTACCACAAGAACGGCTTCTTCCGAACAGGCGATCAAGGCAAGAAGGACGAGGATGGCTATATCATCATTACCGGCCGCATCAAGGAGCTTATCAACAAGGGCGGTGAGAAGATCAGCCCTATTGAGCTGGACAATGTCTTGACCCGTCACCCCAAGATCAGCGAGGCTGTCAGCTTTGCTATCCCTGATGAGGTCTACGGTCAGGATattggtgttgctgttgttctcAAGAATGGCGAGAAGTTGACTGctgaggagctcaaggcttGGGTCGCTGAGCGATccgccaagttcaaggtgcCCAAGAAGGTGAGCTTCCCTTCAATATGCTCTACACGTAGAGAGCGGGAGTGCTAA
- a CDS encoding hypothetical protein (At least one base has a quality score < 10): MAESAHSSLASGGQHDDPASKPHLASTGLENQEEGNAREGDYDVETVERIYRKIDRRIIPAFWVLYFLCSAIRSNIGIAQTMNKDKGHDLMTVLGMTPKDVSTALALFYVAYVIFDCPSNLIMSKLSPRLWMARIVFATSVIGTCFAAVNDPWSVKLLRFLLGLVIAGMWPGMAFYLTLFYPPSRTGQRIGYYFTASQVSAAVVGLVSAGFQLMDGERGIVGFRWMFMVYGLVGVVLSVILLWWLPDRPLAPGQTRPKTGIFKWLPATPEVLKGQDAVIHYHDLRRVYHARPWNFRDLGLVLIDWRLWPLTMMYFGVVGVGIGTQMYGSVIIASIRPEASGVEVSLLFAPIWIMDLIAILIVTPISDRFHRSRPYFFSAAVCIQIAGLLTTTLATSNGWARYGGLLMVGFGLGPTVPICMAWSSEIFQKRHGEVGVAAATALVSGLGNLGSVMTTYALYTGWPEDAAPGPHQYRKSNYTMIGILCMSILSSFAMKALLTCFGNPASSKLQSDSSSEFEDGAARREGQERGFRSLPWKKSSRV; this comes from the exons ATGGCAGAGTCAGCTCATAGTTCGCTCGCCAGTGGTGGCCAGCATGATGACCCCGCATCCAAGCCTCATCTTGCTTCTACTGGGCTTGAGAATCAGGAAGAGGGAAATGCCCGAGAGGGTGATTATGATGTTGAGACGGTAGAGCGTATCTACAG AAAGATTGATCGCCGTATCATTCCTG CTTTTTGGGTCCTCTATTTCCTCTGCTCAGCCATCAGGTCCAACATTGGTATTGCTCAAACCAtgaacaaggacaagggaCACGATCTCATGACTGTCCTTGGAATGACACCAAAGGATGTCTCGACTGCTCTCGCTCTATTCTACGTCGCCTATGTCATCTTTGACTGTCCCTCCAATCTTATCATGAGCAAGCTCAGCCCTCGTCTTTGGATGGCACGCATTGTCTTTGCGACCAGTGTTATTGGCACTTGCTTCGCTGCTGTCAATGATCCCTGGAGTGTGAAGCTGCTGCGATTCTTGCTTGGACTCGTCATTGCTGGCATGTGGCCTGGTATGGCTTTTTATCTCACTCTGTTCTACCCTCCTTCGCGTACTGGACAGCGAATCGGCTATTACTTCACTGCTTCTCAAGTTTCTGCCGCTGTTGTTGGTCTCGTGTCTGCGGGATTTCAACTTATGGATGGAGAGAGAGGTATTGTGGGTTTCCGCTGGATGTTTATGGTTTATGGTCTTGTTGGTGTCGTTCTGAGCGTTATCCTCCTGTGGTGGCTTCCCGATCGCCCTCTTGCACCTGGCCAGACCAGACCCAAGACTGGTATCTTCAAGTGGCTCCCTGCTACTCCCGAAGTTCTCAAGGGTCAAGACGCTGTGATCCACTACCATGACCTTCGACGTGTTTACCACGCTCGACCCTGGAACTTTAGGGACCTAGGTCTTGTCCTGATCGACTGGCGCCTGTGGCCCCTGACTATGATGTACTTCGGTGTTGTTGGCGTCGGCATCGGCACCCAGATGTATGGATCCGTCATCATCGCATCCATCCGACCTGAGGCCAGCGGCGTCGAAGTGAGTCTGCTCTTTGCGCCAATCTGGATTATGGATctcatcgccatcctcatcgtcactcCTATCTCGGACCGCTTCCACCGATCTCGCCCTTACTTCTTCTCCGCTGCTGTCTGCATCCAGATCGCCGGTCTTCTCACCACTACTCTGGCGACTAGCAATGGCTGGGCTCGATATGGAGGCCTTCTGATGGTCGGTTTCGGCCTTGGTCCCACTGTCCCCATCTGCATGGCTTGGAGCTCTGAGATCTTCCAGAAGCGCCATGGCGAAGTCGGAGTTGCTGCCGCAACTGCTCTCGTTTCTGGTCTCGGCAACCTAGGCAGTGTCATGACAACTTATGCTCTTTACACTGGCTGGCCTGAGGACGCCGCCCCTGGCCCTCACCAATACCGTAAAAGCAACTACACCATGATCGGAATTCTGTGCATGAGCATTCTTAGCTCATTCGCGATGAAGGCTCTTCTCACATGTTTCGGCAACCCAGCCAGCAGCAAGCTTCAGTCAGACTCGTCCAGTGAGTTTGAGGATGGTGCAGCCAGACGAGAGGGCCAGGAGCGAGGTTTCCGATCTCTTCCTTGGAAGAAGTCGAGCCGCGTTTAA
- a CDS encoding hypothetical protein (At least one base has a quality score < 10) produces MPYILPENHTYLPSPYKLRNQPIMAPSVYILLQRDTESNVTVTSVFLDLQDANAALLHTAQEAGVDPASAKPADGDAKDSLTKAPLRWEAADGTAAWVERHTVTNRKVQAPGAEKPGLKRNDSRLYINDDDDIIEVADHDGHYD; encoded by the coding sequence ATGCCATACATTCTACCTGAAAACCATACTTACCTTCCATCCCCCTACAAGCTACGGAACCAACCCATTATGGCTCCCTCAGTCTACATCCTCCTCCAGCGCGATACAGAGTCCAACGTCACAGTTACCTCTGTATTCCTCGATCTTCAAGACGCCAACGCTGCTCTACTCCACACAGCACAAGAAGCTGGCGTTGACCCTGCGAGCGCCAAGCCCGCAGACGGAGACGCCAAGGACTCACTCACCAAGGCACCGCTGCGATGGGAGGCAGCCGATGGCACAGCGGCTTGGGTTGAGCGACACACCGTGACGAACAGAAAGGTTCAGGCGCCGGGTGCTGAGAAGCCCGGGTTGAAGAGGAATGATAGTCGGCTGTACAtcaacgatgacgatgatatcaTTGAGGTTGCGGACCATGATGGACACTACGATTAG